In one Streptomyces sp. NBC_01241 genomic region, the following are encoded:
- a CDS encoding FAD-dependent monooxygenase: protein MDHPHAVVIGSGIGGLTTAVALCRSGWRVTVLERAASLEPVGAAIALAPNSQRALDVIGLGDEIRSLAAWQGAGGMRTPGGRWLSRTNSAAATERFGGTIVLLHRATLVDRLVARLPDSTVHTGAVAELLDSGVVGGARAVVRTVSGTFEADLVIGADGIRSGVRGALFPAHPGPSYAGFTTWRLVVPASGRPFAPHETWGRGALWGTQPLKDGRIYVYAAAVAPAGTQAADDEKAELMRRFGNWHDPIPSVIAAAEPGQVLRNDVHHLITPLPSFHRGRTALVGDSAHAMAPSLGQGGNQAIEDAIVLAHHVTPDRDLGAGLAAYTADRLPRTTAIVRKAAKAARLMRWTGAPAVLLRDALITGVSRIGPTLVLRTFDGIADWQPPGDTYAARTKDAHRPPR, encoded by the coding sequence ATGGACCATCCCCACGCCGTCGTCATCGGCAGCGGAATCGGAGGCCTCACCACGGCGGTGGCCCTGTGCAGGAGCGGTTGGCGGGTCACCGTTCTGGAGCGCGCCGCCTCCCTGGAACCCGTCGGCGCCGCTATCGCCCTCGCTCCCAACTCCCAGCGCGCCCTGGACGTCATCGGCCTCGGCGACGAGATCCGGTCCCTCGCCGCCTGGCAGGGCGCGGGCGGCATGCGCACCCCGGGCGGCCGCTGGCTCTCCCGTACGAACAGCGCCGCCGCGACCGAACGGTTCGGCGGCACGATCGTCCTGCTGCACCGGGCCACCCTCGTCGACCGCCTCGTCGCCCGGCTCCCCGACTCCACCGTCCACACCGGTGCCGTCGCGGAACTGCTGGACTCGGGCGTCGTGGGCGGTGCGCGTGCCGTGGTGCGGACAGTGTCCGGGACCTTCGAAGCCGACCTCGTGATCGGGGCCGACGGCATCAGGTCCGGTGTACGCGGCGCCCTCTTCCCGGCCCACCCCGGCCCCTCGTACGCCGGATTCACCACCTGGCGTCTCGTCGTTCCCGCGTCCGGGCGGCCCTTCGCACCGCACGAGACCTGGGGACGTGGCGCTCTCTGGGGCACCCAGCCGCTCAAGGACGGCCGGATCTACGTCTACGCGGCCGCCGTCGCCCCTGCCGGAACCCAGGCCGCCGACGACGAGAAGGCGGAGCTGATGCGCCGGTTCGGCAACTGGCACGACCCGATCCCCTCCGTCATCGCCGCCGCCGAGCCCGGCCAGGTGCTCCGGAACGACGTGCACCACCTGATCACCCCCCTGCCCTCCTTCCACCGGGGCCGCACCGCCCTCGTCGGCGACTCCGCGCATGCCATGGCCCCCAGCCTCGGACAGGGCGGCAACCAGGCGATCGAGGACGCCATCGTGCTCGCCCACCACGTGACGCCGGACCGGGACCTCGGCGCGGGCCTGGCCGCGTACACCGCCGACCGGCTGCCCCGCACGACGGCCATCGTCCGCAAGGCGGCGAAGGCCGCCCGGCTGATGCGATGGACGGGTGCCCCGGCCGTATTGCTGCGCGACGCCCTGATCACCGGCGTCTCGCGGATCGGGCCCACTCTCGTCCTGCGCACCTTCGACGGCATCGCGGACTGGCAGCCGCCGGGGGACACGTATGCTGCCCGGACGAAGGACGCGCACCGGCCACCGCGGTAG
- a CDS encoding universal stress protein, whose product MTTADCPVIAAVDGSSHSREALDWAAREAVRQGLALVIVHARTPTRPALQETQLREAEELLTRSVRRVDEIAPDLHPTTLAPLDFPAAALTALSRDASLVVVGSRGLGGFRSLMLGSNSLATASMAKCPVVVIHSGPSEDEGKATEAYPDIVAGVAADESSEAVLDFAFATAASRPGARLRIVHGWTMFSSMLSGGPVFDRDAAAGAAARNLAELTAGRQERYPQVEVVREPVGGSAARTLVTASATAALTVIGRRRGGESLGLGLSPVAQTTLTHALGPVAVVPC is encoded by the coding sequence ATGACCACCGCCGACTGTCCCGTGATCGCAGCCGTCGACGGCTCGTCGCACAGCCGCGAGGCACTCGACTGGGCCGCCCGCGAAGCCGTCCGCCAGGGGCTCGCGCTGGTGATCGTGCACGCCCGGACGCCGACCCGGCCCGCCCTCCAAGAGACGCAGCTGCGCGAGGCGGAGGAGCTGCTCACCCGGTCCGTACGGAGGGTGGACGAGATCGCTCCGGATCTGCACCCGACGACGCTCGCACCGCTGGACTTCCCCGCGGCGGCGCTCACCGCGCTCAGCCGCGACGCGTCGCTGGTGGTCGTCGGCTCCCGCGGCCTGGGTGGTTTCCGGTCCCTGATGCTCGGCTCCAACAGCCTGGCGACCGCGTCGATGGCCAAGTGCCCCGTGGTCGTCATCCACAGCGGACCGTCGGAGGACGAGGGGAAGGCGACGGAGGCCTACCCGGACATCGTCGCCGGCGTGGCCGCCGACGAGAGCAGTGAAGCGGTGCTGGACTTCGCCTTCGCGACAGCCGCGTCCCGGCCGGGTGCGCGGCTGCGGATCGTGCACGGCTGGACGATGTTCTCCTCGATGCTGTCCGGCGGTCCCGTCTTCGACCGGGACGCGGCGGCGGGAGCTGCCGCGCGCAACCTCGCCGAACTCACCGCGGGCCGGCAGGAGAGGTACCCGCAGGTCGAGGTCGTCAGGGAACCGGTCGGCGGCTCCGCCGCACGCACTCTGGTCACGGCCTCGGCGACCGCCGCGCTGACCGTGATCGGGCGGCGCAGGGGCGGTGAGTCCCTCGGGCTCGGGCTCTCCCCCGTCGCGCAGACCACGCTCACGCACGCGCTCGGCCCGGTGGCCGTGGTGCCCTGCTGA
- a CDS encoding TVP38/TMEM64 family protein produces MLDPVPAARPATGLAARCTRALLSPWSRFSLLVVVLLAAAAAMLLLQPQRLLAADWPGRLSGGAAALVLFAVAYGACTVAFVPRPLLNVAAGALFGSQAGLAAALAGTVLGAGISFGLGRVLGQDALRTLLRGRWLRAADGQLSRHGFRSMLALRLFPGVPFAAANYCAAVSRMGYPPFLAATGLGSIPNTAAYVVAGSEASSPTSPAFLAAMGFIVLTGLGAAVVAWRKRHRFSAE; encoded by the coding sequence ATGCTCGACCCCGTCCCCGCCGCCCGGCCCGCCACCGGTCTCGCCGCGCGCTGCACGAGGGCGCTGCTGTCGCCCTGGTCCCGGTTCTCACTGCTCGTGGTGGTGCTGCTGGCCGCCGCGGCGGCGATGCTGCTCCTCCAGCCCCAGCGACTGCTCGCCGCCGACTGGCCCGGCAGGCTGAGCGGGGGCGCGGCCGCGCTCGTGCTGTTCGCTGTCGCGTACGGCGCGTGCACCGTGGCCTTCGTACCGAGGCCCCTGCTCAATGTCGCCGCGGGCGCGCTCTTCGGTTCGCAGGCGGGTCTGGCGGCGGCGCTGGCGGGCACGGTCCTCGGCGCGGGCATCTCGTTCGGGCTGGGCAGGGTGCTCGGGCAGGACGCACTCCGTACGCTGCTGCGCGGGCGCTGGCTCAGGGCGGCGGACGGTCAGCTGAGCCGGCACGGTTTCCGCTCGATGCTGGCGCTGCGGCTGTTCCCCGGTGTCCCGTTCGCGGCGGCCAACTACTGCGCGGCGGTCTCGCGCATGGGGTATCCGCCGTTCCTGGCCGCCACCGGGCTCGGCTCGATCCCGAACACCGCCGCCTATGTCGTCGCGGGCAGCGAGGCCTCGTCACCGACGTCGCCCGCGTTCCTGGCGGCAATGGGCTTCATCGTGCTGACGGGGCTCGGCGCGGCCGTCGTCGCCTGGCGCAAGCGCCACCGATTCTCCGCCGAGTGA
- a CDS encoding Gfo/Idh/MocA family protein, which translates to MKVGCIGLGDIAQKAYLPVLTTLPGVELHLQTRTPATLTAVAEAHRIPSGQRHTDLGSLLAEGLDAAFVHAPTAVHPEIVGRLLDAGVATYVDKPLAYELADSARLVSLAEERGASLVVGFNRRLAPGYAQCAELPRELILMQKNRVGLPEEPRTLVLDDFIHVVDTLRFLAPGPIEHTVVQARIRDGLMHHVVLQLSGDGFTAIGLMNRLSGSTEERLEVSGQDSKREIVNLAEVIDHKGQPSVRRRGDWVPVARQRGIEQSVLSFLDAVRAGKVLHARDALQTHELCERVLRDLDCA; encoded by the coding sequence GTGAAGGTCGGCTGCATCGGGCTCGGCGACATCGCGCAGAAGGCGTATCTGCCGGTCCTGACCACACTGCCCGGGGTCGAACTGCACCTGCAGACCCGCACGCCGGCCACCCTGACGGCGGTCGCCGAGGCCCACCGCATCCCGTCCGGGCAGCGCCACACCGACCTCGGATCGCTGCTCGCCGAGGGCCTGGACGCCGCGTTCGTCCACGCGCCCACCGCCGTACATCCGGAGATCGTGGGACGGCTGCTGGACGCGGGCGTCGCCACCTACGTCGACAAGCCGCTGGCCTATGAACTGGCCGATTCCGCGCGGCTGGTGAGCCTGGCCGAGGAGCGCGGGGCGAGCCTCGTCGTCGGATTCAACCGCAGGCTCGCGCCCGGATACGCGCAGTGCGCCGAGCTCCCGCGCGAGCTGATCCTCATGCAGAAGAACCGGGTCGGCCTGCCCGAGGAACCACGCACCCTGGTGCTCGACGATTTCATCCATGTCGTCGACACCCTGCGCTTCCTCGCCCCGGGGCCGATTGAGCACACCGTCGTTCAGGCAAGGATCCGTGACGGTCTGATGCACCACGTGGTGCTGCAGCTGTCCGGCGACGGATTCACCGCGATCGGCCTGATGAACCGGCTCAGCGGCTCGACCGAGGAACGGCTGGAGGTCTCCGGCCAGGACTCCAAGCGCGAGATCGTGAACCTCGCCGAGGTGATCGATCACAAGGGCCAGCCGAGCGTACGCCGACGCGGCGACTGGGTCCCGGTGGCCCGTCAGCGCGGCATCGAGCAGAGCGTGCTGTCGTTCCTGGACGCCGTACGGGCCGGAAAGGTGCTGCACGCCAGGGATGCCCTGCAGACGCACGAGTTGTGCGAGCGCGTCCTGCGCGACCTGGACTGCGCCTAG
- a CDS encoding uracil-DNA glycosylase produces the protein MTDTDLLPESWRGVLGEELQKPYFKELTEFVEEERAKGPVYPPRDQVFAALEATPYDKVKVLVLGQDPYHGEGQGHGLCFSVRPGVKTPPSLRNIYKEMNDELGLPVPNNGYLMPWAQQGVLLLNAVLTVRAGEANSHKGKGWEKFTDAVIRAVASRPDPAVFVLWGNYAQKKLPLIDEERHAVVKGAHPSPLSAKKFFGSRPFTQINEAVAAQGHEAIDWRIPDLG, from the coding sequence GTGACCGACACCGACCTGCTGCCCGAGTCCTGGCGCGGCGTCCTCGGCGAAGAGCTGCAGAAGCCCTACTTCAAGGAGCTCACCGAGTTCGTCGAGGAGGAGCGGGCCAAGGGGCCGGTCTATCCGCCGCGCGACCAGGTGTTCGCCGCGCTGGAGGCCACGCCCTACGACAAGGTGAAGGTCCTCGTCCTCGGCCAGGACCCGTACCACGGAGAGGGGCAGGGGCACGGCCTGTGCTTCTCCGTGCGGCCGGGTGTGAAGACGCCGCCCTCCCTGCGGAACATCTACAAGGAGATGAACGACGAGCTCGGTCTGCCCGTCCCGAACAACGGGTATCTGATGCCCTGGGCCCAGCAGGGCGTCCTGCTGCTCAACGCCGTGCTGACGGTGCGCGCGGGCGAGGCCAACTCGCACAAGGGCAAGGGCTGGGAGAAGTTCACCGACGCGGTGATCCGCGCGGTCGCCTCGCGGCCCGATCCGGCCGTCTTCGTGCTCTGGGGCAACTACGCCCAGAAGAAGCTCCCGCTGATCGACGAGGAGCGCCACGCGGTGGTGAAGGGCGCGCACCCTTCACCGCTCTCCGCCAAGAAGTTCTTCGGCTCCCGTCCGTTCACGCAGATCAACGAGGCGGTGGCGGCGCAGGGGCACGAGGCCATCGACTGGCGCATTCCCGACCTGGGCTGA
- a CDS encoding TetR/AcrR family transcriptional regulator, with translation MATRTTGTSRADLMTDAALALLAERGMRGLTHRAVDERAGLPQGSTSNYARTRQSLLEATVRRLAEREARVLAPGELPVPDAAQPPGPEALVAGLALALHRYLTGHPDLLVCRYELALEATRRPELREFFDATGRQFREPLMALMTAAGSAEPERHTLSLVAWCEGLMFSCAAGSYHRSVPTEEELRTGFAELLRGMLGSAWPLR, from the coding sequence ATGGCCACACGCACCACCGGCACCTCCCGGGCCGATCTCATGACCGATGCCGCCCTCGCGCTCCTCGCCGAACGCGGGATGCGCGGGCTGACCCACCGCGCGGTGGACGAGCGCGCCGGACTCCCCCAGGGGTCGACGTCCAACTACGCGCGCACCCGGCAGTCCCTGCTGGAGGCGACGGTGCGACGGCTGGCGGAGCGCGAGGCACGGGTGCTCGCCCCGGGTGAACTTCCGGTTCCGGACGCCGCACAGCCACCTGGCCCGGAGGCGCTGGTCGCGGGTCTCGCGCTGGCGCTGCACCGGTACCTCACCGGCCATCCCGACCTGCTCGTCTGCCGCTACGAGCTCGCCCTGGAGGCCACCCGGCGCCCCGAGCTGCGGGAGTTCTTCGACGCGACGGGCCGGCAGTTCCGCGAGCCGCTGATGGCGCTGATGACGGCGGCCGGATCGGCCGAACCCGAGCGGCACACCCTGTCCCTGGTGGCCTGGTGCGAGGGGCTGATGTTCTCGTGCGCCGCGGGGTCGTACCACCGCTCCGTACCGACGGAGGAGGAACTGCGTACCGGCTTCGCCGAACTGCTGCGCGGGATGCTGGGATCCGCGTGGCCGTTGCGCTGA
- the lnt gene encoding apolipoprotein N-acyltransferase: MRIPAGRRERWQRILRSGRWRGCIALLAGALPALAFPAPSLWWLAYVALVPWLLLIRCAGTGRRAALDGWLGGMGYLLAVHHWLMPSLHVFIVILAALLGLLWAPWGLLVFRTMRGRVRVASAAAAVVVVPCGWLMIELVRSWEGLGGPWGLLGASQWEVAPALRVASVGGVWLVSLLVVAVNTAVVLLFVSAAARTVAVVSVVTCALAVGAMAGWAPRPEPSGVARVAVVQPGVLTGPHSVERRLAVSERLTGSLAGRGLDLVVWGESSVGVDLFQHPDITARIAALSRRVGADVLVNMDARQTDASGRTGIFKSAVLVGPHGLTGQRYDKMRLVPFGEYVPARSVLGWATSVGKAAGQDRLRGTHPVTMWLPGAEGGKGLRIGPLICFESAFPDMSRRLTRDGAHILVDQSSTATFQHSWAPEQHASLGALRAAENGRPMVHATLTGVSAVYGPQGARIGAPLGTDTSGAAVFDVPLASGTTLYVRLGDWPVHGAWAVLAVFFAYEGVRMLRRRDGSGPGGARDAEAPVVGSRGGPAV; encoded by the coding sequence ATGCGGATTCCGGCGGGTCGGCGCGAGCGGTGGCAGCGGATTCTGCGGTCCGGACGGTGGCGCGGCTGCATCGCACTGCTCGCCGGTGCGTTGCCCGCGCTCGCGTTCCCCGCCCCTTCCCTGTGGTGGCTGGCCTATGTCGCTCTGGTGCCGTGGCTGCTGCTGATCCGGTGCGCCGGTACGGGGCGCCGGGCGGCGCTCGACGGCTGGCTCGGCGGGATGGGCTATCTGCTCGCCGTGCATCACTGGCTGATGCCGAGTCTCCATGTGTTCATCGTGATCCTGGCGGCGCTGCTCGGTCTGCTGTGGGCGCCGTGGGGGTTGCTGGTCTTCCGGACGATGCGCGGGCGGGTGCGCGTCGCATCCGCGGCGGCCGCGGTCGTGGTGGTGCCGTGCGGCTGGCTGATGATCGAGCTGGTCCGCTCCTGGGAGGGGCTCGGCGGTCCCTGGGGGCTGCTCGGCGCCAGCCAGTGGGAGGTGGCTCCGGCGCTCCGCGTGGCATCGGTCGGCGGGGTGTGGCTGGTGAGTCTGCTGGTGGTCGCCGTGAACACCGCCGTCGTGCTGCTGTTCGTGAGCGCGGCCGCCCGGACGGTCGCCGTCGTCTCCGTCGTGACATGTGCCCTGGCGGTGGGGGCGATGGCCGGGTGGGCACCGCGGCCCGAGCCGTCGGGCGTGGCCAGGGTCGCCGTCGTGCAGCCGGGTGTGCTCACGGGTCCCCACAGCGTCGAGCGGCGGCTCGCCGTCAGTGAACGGCTGACCGGATCGCTGGCGGGACGCGGTCTCGATCTGGTGGTGTGGGGCGAGAGCAGTGTCGGGGTGGATCTCTTCCAGCACCCGGACATCACCGCCCGGATCGCGGCCCTGTCGCGTCGGGTGGGCGCGGATGTGCTGGTCAACATGGACGCCCGGCAGACCGACGCGTCGGGCCGGACAGGGATCTTCAAGTCCGCGGTGCTGGTGGGTCCGCACGGGCTGACGGGACAGCGGTACGACAAGATGCGCCTGGTGCCGTTCGGGGAGTACGTCCCGGCCCGTTCGGTGCTCGGGTGGGCCACGTCCGTGGGCAAGGCCGCGGGCCAGGACCGGCTGCGCGGCACCCACCCGGTCACGATGTGGCTCCCCGGAGCCGAGGGCGGGAAGGGGCTGCGCATCGGGCCGCTGATCTGTTTCGAGTCCGCGTTCCCCGATATGAGCCGGCGGCTGACCCGGGACGGCGCGCACATCCTGGTCGACCAGTCCTCGACCGCGACGTTCCAGCACAGTTGGGCTCCCGAACAGCACGCCTCGCTCGGGGCACTGCGGGCCGCCGAGAACGGCCGCCCGATGGTGCATGCCACGCTCACCGGCGTCAGCGCGGTGTACGGCCCGCAGGGCGCGCGGATCGGTGCCCCGCTCGGTACGGATACGAGTGGGGCCGCGGTGTTCGACGTACCGCTGGCGTCCGGTACCACCCTCTATGTGCGGCTGGGTGACTGGCCGGTGCACGGGGCGTGGGCGGTGCTGGCCGTGTTCTTCGCGTACGAGGGGGTGCGGATGCTCAGGAGGCGCGACGGGAGCGGGCCGGGCGGTGCGCGGGATGCGGAGGCTCCCGTGGTCGGCTCACGCGGCGGGCCCGCGGTGTGA
- a CDS encoding nuclear transport factor 2 family protein: protein MTQRVDLSTVMDQLSIDAVITGYARAVDDGAWADYRALFTPDGRADYRSAGGIEGPATEVAQWLAETMRLFPVRQHLIVNRRLDIQDLGGYPGDRAEVRADYLNPMRLEVTTGAEGGCGTGAGAPNFVSGGRYAFTLSRTGSGWGIRSVTVDEKWRDTAGSHVAG from the coding sequence ATGACGCAGCGCGTGGATCTCTCGACCGTGATGGACCAGTTGTCCATCGATGCAGTGATCACCGGATACGCGAGGGCGGTGGACGACGGAGCGTGGGCGGACTACCGGGCCCTGTTCACCCCGGACGGCCGCGCCGACTACCGCAGCGCGGGCGGCATCGAAGGGCCCGCCACCGAGGTCGCCCAGTGGCTTGCGGAGACCATGCGGCTCTTCCCCGTACGCCAGCATCTGATCGTCAACCGCCGGCTCGACATCCAGGACCTGGGCGGCTACCCGGGCGACCGCGCCGAGGTACGGGCCGACTACCTGAACCCGATGCGGCTGGAGGTCACGACGGGCGCCGAGGGCGGTTGTGGGACAGGGGCGGGTGCTCCGAACTTCGTCTCCGGCGGGCGGTACGCCTTCACCCTGTCGCGTACGGGGAGCGGCTGGGGGATCCGTTCCGTGACCGTCGACGAGAAGTGGCGCGACACAGCGGGCTCACACGTCGCGGGCTGA
- a CDS encoding undecaprenyl-diphosphate phosphatase: protein MSWFESFVLGLVQGLTEFLPISSSAHLRLTAAFAGWHDPGAAFTAITQIGTEAAVLIYFRKDIVRIVSAWFRSLVDRSMRGDHDARMGWLVIVGSIPIGVLGVTFKDQIEGPFRDLRLIATTLIVMGIVLGIADRLAARDDSGGRHRAGKERKTLRELGIKDGLIFGFCQAMALIPGVSRSGATISGGLLMGYTREAAARYSFLLAIPAVLASGVFELKDAGEGHVSWGPTIFATFIAFGVGYAVIAWFMKFITTKSFMPFVIYRVLLGVLLFALVAAGVLSPHAGESAG from the coding sequence ATGAGCTGGTTCGAATCGTTCGTCCTGGGCCTCGTTCAGGGACTGACCGAGTTCCTGCCGATCTCCTCCAGCGCGCATCTGCGGCTGACCGCCGCGTTCGCCGGCTGGCACGACCCGGGTGCGGCGTTCACCGCCATCACCCAGATCGGCACGGAGGCTGCCGTCCTCATCTACTTCCGCAAGGACATCGTCCGGATCGTCTCGGCCTGGTTCCGCTCGCTGGTGGACCGGTCGATGCGCGGCGACCACGACGCCCGGATGGGCTGGCTGGTCATCGTCGGCTCCATCCCCATCGGCGTGCTCGGTGTGACGTTCAAGGACCAGATCGAGGGCCCTTTCCGCGATCTGCGGCTGATCGCCACCACTCTGATCGTCATGGGCATCGTCCTCGGCATCGCCGACCGCCTCGCCGCCCGCGACGATTCGGGGGGCAGACACCGGGCCGGCAAGGAGCGCAAGACGCTCAGGGAGCTCGGCATCAAGGACGGCCTGATCTTCGGTTTCTGCCAGGCCATGGCCCTGATCCCGGGTGTCTCCCGTTCCGGCGCCACCATCAGCGGTGGTCTGCTGATGGGGTACACCCGCGAGGCGGCGGCCCGCTACTCCTTCCTGCTCGCGATCCCGGCGGTGCTGGCCTCGGGTGTCTTCGAGCTGAAGGACGCGGGTGAGGGGCATGTGTCGTGGGGGCCGACGATCTTCGCGACGTTCATCGCGTTCGGCGTCGGGTACGCCGTCATCGCGTGGTTCATGAAGTTCATCACGACCAAGAGCTTCATGCCCTTCGTCATCTACCGCGTACTGCTGGGCGTACTGCTGTTCGCCCTGGTGGCGGCCGGTGTGCTGAGCCCGCACGCGGGCGAGTCGGCGGGGTAA
- the tuf gene encoding elongation factor Tu yields the protein MPKTAYVRTKPHLNIGTMGHVDHGKTTLTAAITKVLSDRGTGTFVPFDRIDRAPEETQRGITINIAHVEYETDTRHYAHVDMPGHADYIKNMVTGAAQLDGAILVVSALDGIMPQTAEHVLLARQVGVDHIVVALNKADAGDPELTDLVELEVRELLSAHGYGGDSVPVVRVSGLKALEGDPRWTAAVEALLDAVDTYVPMPVRYTDAPFLLSVENVLTITGRGTVVTGAVERGTVRVGDRVSVLGPDIETVVTGLETFGKPMESAEAGDNVALLLRGVERDRVRRGHVVAAPGSVTPSRRFTAQVYVLSAREGGRTTPVTTGYRPQFYIRTADVVGDVDLGAVAVARPGDTVDLTVELGRDVPLETGLGFAIREGGRTVGAGTVTALL from the coding sequence ATGCCCAAGACGGCATACGTGCGCACCAAGCCGCACCTCAACATCGGCACCATGGGCCACGTCGACCACGGCAAGACCACCCTGACCGCCGCCATCACCAAGGTCCTCAGCGACCGCGGAACCGGCACGTTCGTCCCGTTCGACCGGATCGACCGGGCACCGGAGGAGACGCAGCGCGGCATCACCATCAACATCGCGCACGTCGAGTACGAGACCGACACCCGCCACTACGCCCATGTCGACATGCCGGGCCACGCCGACTACATCAAGAACATGGTCACCGGCGCCGCCCAGCTCGACGGGGCGATCCTCGTCGTCTCCGCGCTCGACGGGATCATGCCGCAGACCGCCGAGCACGTCCTGCTCGCCCGGCAGGTGGGCGTCGACCACATCGTCGTGGCCCTCAACAAGGCGGACGCGGGGGACCCCGAGCTGACCGACCTGGTCGAGCTGGAGGTCCGTGAGCTGCTCTCCGCGCACGGCTACGGCGGTGACTCCGTCCCCGTCGTACGTGTGTCGGGCCTCAAGGCCCTGGAGGGCGACCCGCGTTGGACCGCGGCCGTCGAGGCGTTGCTGGACGCCGTCGACACGTACGTGCCGATGCCGGTCCGCTACACCGACGCGCCGTTCCTGCTGTCGGTGGAGAACGTCCTGACCATCACCGGCCGGGGCACCGTCGTCACCGGGGCCGTCGAGCGCGGCACCGTACGGGTCGGGGACCGGGTGTCGGTGCTGGGCCCGGACATCGAGACGGTCGTCACCGGTCTGGAGACCTTCGGGAAGCCCATGGAGTCCGCGGAGGCCGGCGACAACGTGGCGCTGCTGCTGCGCGGTGTGGAGCGCGACCGGGTCCGCCGCGGCCATGTGGTCGCGGCGCCCGGCAGCGTGACGCCGAGCCGTCGCTTTACCGCACAGGTGTACGTCCTGTCGGCGCGGGAGGGCGGCCGGACCACGCCGGTCACCACCGGCTACCGGCCGCAGTTCTACATCCGCACCGCGGACGTCGTCGGCGATGTCGACCTCGGCGCGGTGGCGGTGGCGCGCCCCGGCGACACGGTCGACCTGACCGTCGAACTGGGCCGTGACGTCCCGCTGGAGACCGGACTCGGCTTCGCGATCCGCGAGGGCGGCCGCACCGTCGGTGCGGGCACCGTCACCGCACTGCTCTGA